In Streptomyces qaidamensis, one DNA window encodes the following:
- a CDS encoding phage holin family protein — MSAPDGSPVGAERSIGQLFASATAEMSALVHDEIALAKAQLRQDVKRGATSGGAFSAAGAVLIFSLPMLNFALAYGIRTWSDWNLAVCFLLSFAANVLVALVLALVGIVFAKKAKKSKGPQKVAASMKESAVVLQKAKPHPRPELPQDRVPEAIEAVARSSS, encoded by the coding sequence ATGAGCGCACCCGACGGCAGCCCGGTCGGCGCCGAACGCAGCATCGGCCAGCTGTTCGCCTCGGCGACAGCGGAAATGTCGGCGCTGGTGCACGACGAGATCGCCCTGGCGAAGGCGCAGCTCAGGCAGGACGTGAAGCGGGGCGCGACCAGCGGCGGTGCCTTCTCGGCGGCCGGCGCGGTGCTGATCTTCTCCCTGCCGATGCTGAACTTCGCGCTGGCGTACGGCATCCGCACCTGGAGCGACTGGAACCTCGCGGTCTGCTTCCTGCTGTCGTTCGCGGCGAACGTGCTGGTCGCGCTCGTCCTCGCGCTGGTCGGCATCGTCTTCGCGAAGAAGGCCAAGAAGAGCAAGGGCCCGCAGAAGGTCGCCGCCTCGATGAAGGAGAGCGCGGTCGTGCTGCAGAAGGCCAAGCCGCACCCGCGTCCGGAGCTCCCGCAGGACCGGGTCCCGGAGGCCATCGAGGCTGTGGCACGCTCGTCCTCATGA
- a CDS encoding Fic family protein, whose product MSTAGSTADPLAALGALPGVADSVESVRKAVDRVYGHRVMRRRSNAITSEAALRGARGSAALSGADWALEEVRRRTDFSGDDEARTVGAALRLTAEAGQLLSIWRQSPLRVLARLHLVAAADQGDQVGRPRKDGEQVDEPLVALPLPSATETHGRLDGLAGLIIAGGSAPALVTAAVVHGELLALRPFTSHNGLVARTAERVVLVGSGLDPKSVCAAEVGHAELGRDAYLEALGGYVSGTPEGVAAWIAHCGRALELGARESMAVCEALQRGAA is encoded by the coding sequence ATGAGTACAGCAGGCTCGACCGCCGATCCCCTCGCGGCCCTGGGGGCGCTGCCCGGAGTGGCCGATTCCGTGGAGTCCGTACGCAAGGCCGTGGACCGGGTCTACGGGCACCGGGTCATGCGGCGGCGCAGCAACGCGATCACCTCCGAGGCAGCCCTGCGCGGCGCCCGCGGCTCGGCCGCGCTGTCCGGCGCCGACTGGGCCCTCGAGGAGGTGCGCCGTCGTACGGACTTCAGCGGCGACGACGAGGCCCGCACCGTGGGCGCCGCGCTGCGGCTCACCGCGGAGGCGGGCCAGTTGCTGTCGATCTGGCGGCAGTCGCCCCTGCGGGTGCTGGCCCGGCTGCACCTGGTGGCGGCCGCGGACCAGGGCGACCAGGTGGGCAGGCCTCGCAAGGACGGCGAGCAGGTCGACGAGCCGCTCGTCGCACTGCCGCTGCCGAGCGCCACCGAGACGCACGGCAGACTGGACGGACTGGCCGGCCTGATCATCGCGGGCGGCTCCGCACCGGCGCTGGTGACGGCCGCCGTCGTACATGGCGAACTTCTGGCGCTGCGCCCCTTCACCTCCCACAACGGCCTGGTCGCCCGCACGGCCGAACGCGTCGTCCTGGTCGGCAGCGGCCTGGACCCGAAGTCGGTCTGTGCGGCCGAGGTAGGTCACGCCGAGCTGGGGCGCGACGCCTACCTGGAAGCCCTCGGCGGGTACGTCTCAGGTACCCCGGAAGGCGTCGCCGCCTGGATCGCACACTGCGGCAGGGCGCTCGAACTGGGGGCGCGCGAGTCGATGGCGGTGTGCGAGGCGCTGCAGCGCGGAGCGGCGTGA
- the acs gene encoding acetate--CoA ligase — protein MSNESLANLLKEERRFAPPADLAANANVTAEAYEQAKADRLGFWAEQARRLTWAKEPTETLDWSNPPFAKWFKDGELNVAYNCVDRHVEAGHGDRVAIHFEGEPGDSRAVTYAELKDEVSKAANALLELGVQAGDRVAVYMPMIPETAIAMLACARIGAAHSVVFGGFSSDALATRIQDADARVIITSDGGYRRGKPSALKPAVDEAVEKAGIVEHVLVVRRTGQEVAFTEGRDVWWHDLVGRQSTEHTPQAFNAEHPLFILYTSGTTGKPKGILHTSGGYLTQTAYTHHAVFDLKPETDVYWCTADVGWVTGHSYIVYGPLANGATQVMYEGTPDTPHQGRFWEIVQKYGVTILYTAPTAIRTFMKWGDDIPAKFDLSSLRVLGSVGEPINPEAWIWYRKNIGGDRTPVVDTWWQTETGSMMITPLPGVTATKPGSAQTPLPGIAATVVDDEAGEVPNGGGGYLVLTEPWPSMLRTIWGDDQRFIDTYWSRFEGKYFAGDGAKKDDDGDIWLLGRVDDVMLVSGHNISTTEVESALVSHPSVAEAAVVGAADETTGQAIVAFVILRGTASETETLVGELRAHVGNTLGPIAKPKRILPVAELPKTRSGKIMRRLLRDVAENRQLGDVTTLTDSTVMDLIQAKLPAAPSED, from the coding sequence GTGAGCAACGAAAGCCTGGCCAACCTGCTCAAGGAAGAGCGCAGGTTCGCACCCCCCGCCGACCTGGCCGCGAACGCCAACGTCACGGCGGAGGCGTATGAACAGGCCAAGGCTGACAGGCTCGGCTTCTGGGCCGAGCAGGCCCGTCGGCTGACCTGGGCCAAGGAGCCCACCGAGACGCTCGACTGGTCGAACCCGCCGTTCGCCAAGTGGTTCAAGGACGGCGAGCTCAACGTCGCCTACAACTGCGTCGACCGGCACGTCGAGGCCGGGCACGGCGACCGGGTCGCCATCCACTTCGAGGGCGAGCCCGGCGACAGCCGTGCCGTCACCTACGCAGAGCTCAAGGACGAGGTCTCCAAGGCCGCCAACGCGCTGCTGGAGCTGGGAGTCCAGGCGGGCGACCGGGTCGCCGTCTACATGCCGATGATCCCCGAGACGGCGATCGCGATGCTGGCCTGCGCCCGGATCGGCGCCGCCCACTCGGTCGTCTTCGGCGGCTTCTCCTCGGACGCGCTCGCCACCCGCATCCAGGATGCCGACGCGCGCGTGATCATCACTTCCGACGGCGGCTACCGTCGCGGCAAGCCGTCCGCGCTCAAGCCGGCCGTGGACGAGGCCGTCGAGAAGGCGGGCATCGTCGAGCACGTCCTGGTCGTGCGCCGCACGGGCCAGGAGGTCGCCTTCACCGAGGGCCGCGACGTGTGGTGGCACGACCTGGTCGGACGGCAGAGCACCGAGCACACCCCGCAGGCCTTCAACGCCGAGCACCCGCTGTTCATCCTCTACACCTCGGGCACCACGGGTAAGCCGAAGGGCATCCTGCACACCTCCGGCGGCTACCTCACGCAGACCGCCTACACGCACCACGCCGTCTTCGACCTCAAGCCGGAGACGGACGTGTACTGGTGCACGGCCGACGTCGGCTGGGTCACCGGCCACTCGTACATCGTCTACGGCCCGCTCGCCAACGGCGCGACGCAGGTCATGTACGAGGGCACGCCCGACACCCCGCACCAGGGCCGCTTCTGGGAGATCGTGCAGAAGTACGGCGTGACGATCCTCTACACCGCGCCGACGGCGATCCGTACGTTCATGAAGTGGGGCGACGACATCCCCGCCAAGTTCGACCTGTCCAGCCTGCGTGTGCTGGGCTCGGTGGGCGAGCCGATCAACCCCGAGGCGTGGATCTGGTACCGCAAGAACATCGGCGGCGACCGCACCCCGGTCGTCGACACCTGGTGGCAGACCGAGACCGGCTCGATGATGATCACCCCGCTGCCGGGCGTGACCGCGACCAAGCCCGGCTCCGCGCAGACACCGCTGCCCGGCATCGCCGCGACGGTCGTCGACGACGAGGCGGGCGAGGTGCCCAACGGCGGTGGCGGCTACCTGGTGCTGACCGAGCCGTGGCCGTCGATGCTGCGCACCATCTGGGGCGACGACCAGCGGTTCATCGACACGTACTGGTCGCGTTTCGAGGGCAAGTACTTCGCCGGTGACGGCGCCAAGAAGGACGACGACGGCGACATCTGGCTGCTCGGCCGGGTCGACGACGTCATGCTCGTCTCCGGGCACAACATCTCCACCACCGAGGTGGAGTCGGCCCTGGTCTCCCACCCCTCGGTCGCCGAGGCGGCCGTGGTCGGCGCGGCGGACGAGACGACCGGGCAGGCGATCGTCGCGTTCGTGATCCTGCGCGGTACGGCCTCCGAGACCGAGACGCTGGTCGGCGAGCTGCGTGCCCACGTCGGCAACACCCTCGGCCCGATCGCCAAGCCCAAGCGGATCCTGCCGGTGGCCGAGCTGCCCAAGACCCGCTCCGGCAAGATCATGCGCCGGCTGCTGCGGGACGTCGCCGAGAACCGCCAGCTCGGTGACGTCACCACGCTGACCGACTCCACGGTCATGGACCTCATTCAGGCCAAGCTGCCCGCCGCGCCCAGCGAGGACTGA
- a CDS encoding alpha/beta fold hydrolase yields MTDPDTPSAPPAPAVLLDGPWSHRDVAANGARFHIAELGDGPLVLLLHGFPQFWWTWRHQLVALADAGFRAVAMDLRGVGGSDRTPRGYDPANLALDVTGVIRSLGEPDAALVGHDLGGYLAWTAAAMRPKLVRRLAVSSMPHPRRWRSAMLRDVKQSRAGSHIWGFQRPWIPERQLTADDGALVAELIQEWSGPRPPEDEALETYRRAMCIPSAAHCAVEPYRWMVRSLARPDGIQFNRRMKRPVRVPTLHLHGSLDPVMRTRSAAGSGEYVEAPYRWRLFDGLGHFPHEEDPVAFSSELINWLRDPEPDR; encoded by the coding sequence ATGACGGACCCCGACACACCCTCGGCACCACCGGCTCCGGCCGTCCTGCTCGACGGCCCCTGGAGCCACCGCGACGTCGCCGCCAACGGCGCCCGCTTCCACATCGCCGAGCTGGGCGACGGGCCGCTGGTGCTGCTGCTGCACGGCTTCCCGCAGTTCTGGTGGACATGGCGGCACCAGCTGGTGGCGCTCGCCGACGCGGGTTTCCGGGCCGTCGCCATGGACCTGCGGGGCGTCGGCGGCAGCGACCGCACGCCGCGGGGCTACGACCCCGCCAACCTCGCGCTCGACGTCACCGGCGTCATCCGCTCCCTCGGCGAGCCGGATGCCGCGCTGGTCGGCCACGACCTGGGCGGATACCTCGCGTGGACGGCGGCGGCGATGCGCCCCAAGCTGGTGCGTCGGCTGGCGGTCTCGTCCATGCCGCACCCGCGGCGCTGGCGCTCGGCCATGCTGAGAGACGTCAAGCAGAGCCGCGCCGGTTCACACATCTGGGGGTTTCAGCGGCCCTGGATCCCTGAGCGGCAGCTGACCGCCGACGACGGGGCGCTCGTGGCGGAGCTGATCCAGGAGTGGTCCGGGCCGCGCCCGCCCGAGGACGAGGCGCTGGAGACGTACCGCCGTGCCATGTGCATCCCCTCGGCGGCGCACTGCGCGGTCGAGCCGTACCGCTGGATGGTGCGCTCCCTGGCCCGCCCGGACGGCATCCAGTTCAACCGGCGGATGAAGCGGCCGGTGCGCGTGCCGACCCTCCATCTGCACGGCTCCCTCGACCCCGTGATGCGCACGCGCAGCGCCGCCGGGTCCGGCGAGTACGTCGAAGCCCCCTACCGCTGGCGTCTGTTCGACGGCCTGGGCCACTTCCCGCACGAGGAGGACCCGGTCGCGTTCTCCTCGGAGCTCATCAACTGGCTGCGGGATCCCGAACCCGACCGGTGA
- the nhaA gene encoding Na+/H+ antiporter NhaA translates to MTAPRPTTARKVLGRLSLPERTYVANALRTETVGGVLLLVAAVTALLWANIPALRDSYESVSHFHIGPAALGLDLSVAHWAADGLLAIFFFVAGIELKRELVAGDLRDPKAAALPVVAALCGMVVPALVYTVTAVAGGGSLVGWAVPTATDIAFALAVLAVIGTSLPSALRAFLLTLAVVDDLFAILIIAVFFTADLNFAALGGSVAGLLLFWLLLRAGVRGWYVYVPLALVVWALMYNSGIHATVAGVAMGLMLRCHRREGEDRSPGERIEHLVRPLSAGLAVPLFALFSAGVVVSGGALADVFTRPETLGVVLGLVVGKTVGIFGGTWLAARFTRASLSDDLAWADVLAVASLAGIGFTVSLLIGELAFEGDQAMTNEVKAAVLLGSLIAATLATVLLKLRNAKYRRLWADEERDEDADGVPDVYEEDDPAYHLRLATIYERKAAEHRRIAREKEAARHGLAEVPGGAGEDHDRPA, encoded by the coding sequence GTGACCGCGCCCCGCCCCACCACCGCCCGCAAGGTCCTCGGCCGGCTGTCGCTTCCCGAGCGGACCTATGTGGCCAACGCGCTGCGCACCGAGACCGTCGGCGGGGTGCTGCTGCTCGTCGCCGCGGTCACCGCGCTGCTCTGGGCGAACATCCCCGCGCTGCGCGACAGCTACGAGAGCGTCTCCCACTTCCACATCGGCCCCGCCGCCCTCGGCCTCGACCTGTCCGTCGCGCACTGGGCCGCCGACGGGCTGCTGGCGATCTTCTTCTTCGTCGCCGGGATCGAACTCAAGCGGGAACTCGTGGCGGGCGACCTGCGCGACCCGAAGGCCGCCGCGCTGCCGGTCGTCGCCGCCCTGTGCGGCATGGTCGTACCGGCGCTCGTCTACACCGTCACCGCCGTCGCCGGTGGTGGCTCCCTGGTCGGCTGGGCCGTGCCGACCGCCACCGACATCGCCTTCGCGCTCGCCGTGCTCGCCGTCATCGGCACCTCCCTGCCCAGCGCACTGCGGGCCTTCCTGCTCACGCTCGCCGTCGTCGACGACCTCTTCGCGATCCTGATCATCGCCGTCTTCTTCACCGCCGACCTGAACTTCGCCGCGCTCGGCGGCTCCGTCGCCGGGCTGCTGCTCTTCTGGCTGCTGCTGCGCGCGGGCGTCCGCGGGTGGTACGTGTACGTGCCGCTCGCCCTCGTCGTCTGGGCGCTGATGTACAACAGCGGCATCCACGCCACCGTCGCCGGTGTCGCCATGGGCCTGATGCTGCGCTGCCACCGCCGCGAGGGGGAGGACCGCTCCCCCGGCGAGCGCATCGAGCACCTCGTGCGGCCGCTGTCGGCGGGGCTGGCGGTGCCGTTGTTCGCCTTGTTCAGCGCGGGTGTCGTGGTGTCGGGCGGGGCGCTCGCCGACGTGTTCACCCGGCCCGAGACCCTCGGCGTCGTCCTCGGTCTCGTCGTCGGCAAGACGGTCGGCATCTTCGGCGGGACGTGGCTGGCGGCCCGTTTCACCCGCGCCTCGCTCAGCGACGACCTCGCCTGGGCGGACGTGCTCGCGGTGGCCAGTCTCGCCGGCATCGGCTTCACCGTGTCGCTGCTCATCGGTGAACTCGCCTTCGAGGGCGATCAGGCGATGACCAACGAGGTCAAGGCCGCAGTCCTGCTGGGCTCGCTCATCGCCGCGACACTCGCGACCGTTCTGCTGAAGTTGCGGAACGCCAAGTACCGCCGGCTGTGGGCGGACGAGGAGCGCGACGAGGACGCCGACGGCGTCCCGGACGTCTACGAGGAGGACGATCCCGCCTACCACTTGCGGCTCGCCACCATCTACGAGCGCAAGGCCGCCGAGCACCGCCGGATCGCCCGGGAGAAGGAGGCCGCGCGCCACGGGCTTGCCGAAGTACCGGGCGGGGCAGGCGAGGACCACGACCGTCCGGCATGA
- a CDS encoding bifunctional SulP family inorganic anion transporter/carbonic anhydrase encodes MSACVPTRATDPNQTERTHPPHSPPPPGPRRFRIAGADVSASIAVFLIALPLSLGIALATGAPLQAGLVAAAVGGLVAGRLGGSPLQVSGPAAGLTVVTADLIQRYGWRTTCAITVLAGLAQLGLGCLRVARGALAVSPAIVHGMLAGIGVTIAVAQLHIVLGGTPQSSVPDNLRALPAQLADMRLASVSVSVLTLALLLLWPRLPGRAGRLLRKVPAALVAVAGATAAAALAGLRLPKVDLPSWSNHALAGLPEGPVLGLVAAVLTTTLVCSVQSLLGAVAVDKLVAARPGLPTRVGRSRLDRELLGQGAANIVSGSLGGLPIAGVAVRSSANVHAGAVSRNSTMLHGVFVVIAALLMVPILEFIPLASLAALVMAVGIQMVSLNHIRTVTRHREVWVYAVTTLGVVSLGVLEGVALGIAMAVGVALHRLTRTRIRHEEKEGVHHVHVRGQLTFLAVPRLSRTLHLVPHGADTVVELDGSFMDHAAYETLQDWQKTHTAQGGTVEITGRHPGTRISEPQSGSACRCRPWTPWRNHQCDGPQSTSPTEKNPDGSDRAEPDPTGTGGASGHELARGISAFQRNTAPLVRSELARLAREGQRPSQLFLTCADSRLVTSMITSSGPGDLFVVRNVGNLVPRPGEESGDDSVSAAIEYAVDVLRVRSITVCGHSGCGAMQALLNSELGGARTPLKRWLRHGLPSLERMADASLPWDRLAGRSADDAVEQLCLTNVVQQLEHLRAHDSVARALDEGTLELHGMYFHVGEAEAYLLTETEAGGVFDRVREPDLTA; translated from the coding sequence ATGTCAGCCTGCGTCCCCACACGCGCCACCGACCCGAACCAAACCGAACGCACCCATCCGCCCCACAGTCCGCCGCCGCCCGGGCCCCGCCGATTCCGGATCGCGGGTGCCGATGTGTCGGCCTCGATCGCGGTCTTCCTGATCGCCCTGCCCCTGTCCCTGGGCATCGCCCTCGCCACCGGCGCCCCCCTCCAGGCCGGCCTCGTCGCCGCGGCCGTGGGCGGACTGGTCGCCGGGCGGCTCGGCGGCTCCCCGCTCCAGGTGAGCGGACCGGCCGCCGGACTCACCGTCGTCACCGCCGACCTCATCCAGCGTTACGGCTGGCGGACGACGTGCGCCATCACCGTCCTCGCCGGCCTCGCCCAACTCGGCCTGGGCTGCCTGCGCGTGGCCCGTGGCGCACTCGCCGTCAGCCCCGCCATCGTGCACGGCATGCTCGCCGGGATCGGCGTCACCATCGCCGTCGCCCAGCTGCACATCGTGCTCGGCGGCACACCCCAGAGTTCCGTCCCGGACAACCTCCGCGCGCTGCCCGCACAGCTGGCGGACATGCGTCTCGCGTCGGTCTCCGTGAGCGTGCTGACCCTGGCGCTGCTGCTGCTCTGGCCGAGACTGCCCGGCCGGGCCGGACGCCTGCTGCGCAAGGTGCCGGCCGCGCTCGTCGCCGTCGCCGGAGCCACCGCGGCCGCCGCCCTCGCCGGGCTCCGCCTGCCCAAGGTCGACCTGCCGTCCTGGAGCAACCACGCACTGGCCGGACTGCCCGAGGGCCCCGTGCTCGGCCTGGTCGCCGCCGTGCTCACCACCACCCTGGTGTGCAGCGTGCAATCGCTGCTCGGCGCCGTCGCCGTGGACAAGCTGGTGGCCGCCCGCCCGGGCCTGCCCACCCGGGTCGGGCGCTCCCGCCTCGACCGTGAGCTGCTCGGGCAGGGCGCCGCCAACATCGTCTCCGGCTCGCTCGGCGGACTGCCCATCGCCGGTGTGGCCGTGCGGAGTTCGGCGAATGTGCACGCGGGTGCCGTCAGCAGGAACTCCACGATGCTGCACGGCGTTTTCGTAGTGATCGCCGCGCTGCTGATGGTCCCGATCCTGGAGTTCATCCCGCTCGCCTCGCTCGCCGCCCTGGTGATGGCCGTCGGCATCCAGATGGTCTCCCTGAACCACATCCGCACGGTGACCCGCCACCGGGAAGTCTGGGTCTACGCCGTCACCACCCTCGGCGTGGTCTCCCTCGGCGTCCTGGAGGGCGTGGCGCTCGGCATCGCCATGGCCGTCGGCGTCGCCCTGCACCGCCTCACCCGCACCCGCATCAGGCACGAGGAGAAGGAAGGAGTCCATCACGTACACGTCAGAGGGCAGTTGACGTTCCTCGCGGTGCCACGGCTCAGCCGGACCCTGCATCTCGTGCCCCACGGTGCCGACACCGTCGTCGAGCTGGACGGGTCGTTCATGGACCACGCGGCGTACGAAACGTTGCAGGACTGGCAGAAGACGCACACCGCGCAGGGCGGCACCGTCGAGATCACCGGCCGGCATCCCGGCACCCGCATCTCCGAGCCCCAGTCCGGCAGCGCCTGCCGCTGCCGGCCCTGGACGCCCTGGCGCAACCACCAGTGCGACGGCCCTCAGTCCACATCCCCCACCGAGAAGAACCCGGACGGGTCGGACCGCGCCGAGCCGGACCCGACGGGCACCGGTGGAGCAAGCGGGCACGAACTGGCGCGTGGCATCAGCGCGTTCCAGCGCAACACCGCGCCGCTGGTGCGCAGCGAGCTGGCCCGGCTGGCACGCGAAGGGCAGCGGCCTTCGCAGCTCTTCCTGACCTGCGCGGACTCCCGGCTGGTCACGTCGATGATCACCTCCAGCGGTCCGGGCGACCTGTTCGTCGTGCGCAACGTGGGGAACCTCGTGCCACGGCCGGGCGAGGAGAGCGGCGACGACTCGGTGTCCGCCGCCATCGAGTACGCCGTGGACGTGCTCCGGGTGCGGTCCATCACGGTGTGCGGGCACTCGGGCTGCGGCGCCATGCAGGCGCTGCTCAACTCCGAGCTTGGCGGCGCCCGGACCCCGCTGAAGCGGTGGCTGCGGCACGGGCTGCCCAGCCTGGAGCGCATGGCCGACGCGAGTCTGCCCTGGGACAGGCTGGCCGGGCGCTCCGCCGACGACGCGGTCGAGCAGCTCTGCCTGACGAACGTCGTCCAGCAGCTGGAGCACCTGCGCGCCCACGACTCGGTCGCCCGGGCCCTCGACGAGGGCACCTTGGAGCTGCACGGCATGTACTTCCACGTGGGCGAGGCCGAGGCGTATCTGCTCACCGAGACGGAGGCCGGTGGGGTCTTCGACCGCGTACGGGAGCCGGACCTGACGGCGTGA